A genomic segment from Torulaspora globosa chromosome 3, complete sequence encodes:
- the RPL29 gene encoding 60S ribosomal protein eL29 (ancestral locus Anc_7.189) codes for MAKSKNHTAHNQTRKAHRNGIKKPKTYKYPSLKGVDPKFRRNHKHALHGTAKVLAAERAAKK; via the coding sequence ATGGCTAAATCCAAGAACCATACCGCTCACAACCAGACTAGAAAGGCTCACAGAAACGGTatcaagaagccaaagacCTACAAGTACCCATCTTTGAAGGGCGTTGATCCAAAATTCAGAAGAAACCACAAACACGCTTTGCACGGTACCGCTAAAGTTTTGGCTGCTGAACGTGCTGCTAAGAAATAA
- the QCR6 gene encoding ubiquinol--cytochrome-c reductase subunit 6 (ancestral locus Anc_7.190) has translation MITAVTEFFEEIKDSFVPTVAKAEDDVEEENEENDEDEEDEDEDEEEEEEEEAADQLDELREECKQTPEGKEVVHHYMECAERVQLQQQQPGYEDLEYKEDCVEEFFHLQHYLDGCVAPRLFNKLK, from the exons ATGATCACTGCAGTCACTGAGTTTTTTGAGGAGATTAAGGACTCTTTTGTCCCTACAGTTGCCAAGGCTGAAGACGATGTAGAAGAA GAGAACGAGGAAaacgacgaggatgaggaagatgaggatgaagacgaagaagaagaagaagaagaagaagctgctgacCAACTGGACGAATTGAGAGAGGAGTGCAAACAAACACCCGAGGGTAAGGAAGTTGTCCACCATTACATGGAGTGTGCCGAGAGAGTCCAgctgcaacagcaacagccgGGCTACGAAGATCTAGAATACAAAGAAGACTGTGTGGAGGAATTCTTCCATTTGCAACACTATTTGGACGGCTGTGTTGCGCCAAGGCTGTTCAACAAGTTAAAGTGA